In candidate division WOR-3 bacterium, the genomic window ATTGGTGAAGTATCTGAGCGAGTGAGAATTTACGATACGCGTACGGATTTGCACACGGTTGACAAAATGCATGAACTCGATGTCAGAAATCCGAAGCACATCGTCATCGGCAAGTTATTTGATGGAAACGATACATGAGTAATGCGGCAAAGGCAGAGGTTTTTGTCATCAGCGAACGCTGCAAGGGCTGCGGTATTTGCATCGAGGTCTGCCAGGCTCAAGTTCTGGAAAAATCGACCGCAGCAAATAATGATGGCTACTACCTTCCCCAGATAAAAGATCCGGACGCATGCCTCGGATGCGGAATGTGTGAAATGCTCTGTCCGGACTTCGCAATATGGGTGAGGGTCGTTGAAACAGAGGAGACTTCTTCGTGAGCCACAGGGTAATGCGCAAAGAGAAATTGGGTGGTGATACTTACCGGTATGAGATTGAATCTTCACTTGCCGCCTCGCGATTCAGACCTGGTCAATTCGTCATAATACGGATCACGGAAAAGGGTGAGAGGATACCTTTAACCATAGCAGGCGTGGATCCGCAGAAAGGAACGGTAACACTGATCGTTCAGGCGCTGGGGAAGAGCACTAAAGATCTGGCCGAGACCAATGAAGGTGATGCAATAGAGGACTGTGTAGGACCTCTGGGAAATCCGAGCGAGATAGCGAAATACGGCCGGGTGGTTTGTATCGGCGGGGGCACAGGTATTGCCTGTATTTTTCCGATCATAGAAGCTCTTGCCGATGCCGGTAATGAGGTGATATCAATCATCGGGGCGCGTACGGGTTCGCTTTTGTTTCTGGAAGATGAAATCGGCTCATTGAGTAAGGAGATCTATGTTACCACAGATGATGGTTCAAGAGGACAGCGTGGCTTCGTAACCGATGCACTTTGCACTGTGCTAAAGAGATATGACAGTGGTGGCATTCAGCGGGTCATGGCGATCGGCCCGCCGCTCATGATGAAGGCGGTGGCTGATGCTACAAGACCGTATGCTGTTAAGACAGTCGTCAGTCTGAACACGATCATGGTTGATGGCACCGGGATGTGTGGTGCGTGCAGGGTCTATGTGGACGGTGAGATGAAATTCGCATGCATCGATGGCCCGGAATTCGACGCGCATAAGGTCAATTTCGAAGATTTGATAAGCAGATTGACGATGTTCGAAAAGAAAGAAAAGATCGCCTGCACGCAATGCCGGCAGGAAAGGAAGGATTGATGCTGGAGATCGGCGGCAAAAGGGTTCAAATGGCTGAACAGCCGGCGGACGAGCGGAGAAAGAATTTTCGCTCGGTACCATTGGGCTACACGGTCGAAGAAGCGATGGTCGAGGCACAACGATGCATTCAGTGCGAATACGCACCATGCGAGCGCCACTGTCCGGTGCGCATGAAACTGAAGGCGATCATCCGCAAAATTGCCACCGGGAAATTCCGTGATGCCTTTCTCATTGCCAAACAGGACAATCCGATTCCGGCCATCGCCGGATTGGTCTGTCCGCAAGAAGATCAATGTGAGGGCGTGTGTCCGCTGGCCTGCCATGGCCAGGGGATTAACATTGGGAAGCTTGAGGCGTTCATCGCACAGTGGGCAATGGACAACAATGTCAAGGAGGAATTCCATATCGCTGATAAGCCAGCCCGTGTCGCGGTAATAGGTTCAGGGCCAGCCGGGATAAGTTGCGCCGTTGACCTGCGACGCTATGGCTACGGGGTCACAGTTTTTGAAGCGCTGCACATGGCCGGGGGCGTTCTCCAGTACGGCATTCCTGCTTTCAGGCTACCCAAGGATATCGTTGACTACGAGATATCTTATCTTGAAGAGATCGGTGCCGAGGTCAGGCTCAATCATATAGTCGGGCAGAATATCACTTTCGAGGAGCTGAGGCGCGAATATGATGCTATCTTCATCGGGACTGGTGCGGGTGCGCCGCAATTTCTGGGCATCGAAGGGGAGCGTTTGAAGGGAGTCTACTCGGCAAACGAATTTCTGATCCGTGCCAATCTAATGAAAGCCTATCTCTTCCCTGAATATGATACGCCCATTATTTGCGGGGATCGCGTGGGCGTGATAGGTGCGGGCAACGTGGCAATGGATGTTGCGCGCTGCGCGGTGAGGCTCGGCGCTGGTGAGGTATTCATTTTGTATCGGCGAACCCGCAAGGAATCACCCGCAAGGGAGGAGGAGGTTCAGCACGGGCTCGAGGAAGGAATCATCTTCGTTGAACTGGTCAGCCCGGTAAGAGTGCTTGGTGGTGATGATGGCTGGGTCAAAGCGATCGAGCTACAAAGAATGCGTCTTGGTGAACCTGATAAGAGTGGGCGGCCTCGTCCAGTCAAAATAGAAGGAAGCGAATTCACCATGGACCTGGATACAGTCGTCGAGTCACTCGGAACACAGCCAAATCGGCTATTTCTCGATAAATTGCCTCAACTGGACAAAACAGAGTGGGGTACGATAAAGGTTGATGATACGCTTAGGACCAACCTTGATGGTATCTATGCAGGTGGTGATGCCATCCGTGGTAACGCGACGGTCATCCTTGCGCTTGGTGATGGAAGGAAGGCCGCGCGGTCGATTCACGAATTCATTGCGGCCAAGAACAAATAATCACACTCCAATTTCCAGAAAATGATTCATGAATTCACGTACGAATATCGTGACCGGGATGGCTAATAATACTCCCCAGATCCCAAAAGTGGCTCCCCCAATGATAAGGGCGATCATAACGACCAGCGGGTGCAGACGGGAAGCCCGACCGATGATCACCGGTCCGAGATAGAAGTTTTCCAGGACCTGCTCACCAACGTACACCGATACTATCTTTATCAGACTCAGGAGGGGATTGGCACTCGTCAGTCCTATCAACAGAGCGGGGATGAAACTCAAGATGTAGCCAATGTTGGGGATCAAGTTACAGATGCCTGCAACCAAGCCCAGGAGCAGATAGTATCTGATACCCAATAACCACAGCGCAGCGCCGACAATGAATCCGACGACCGTCATAAGAACTATTTGACCGCGGAAGAATCGCGCCAGAGAATAGTTGAGGGTTTGGATAAAACCATCGATCTGTTTGCGCTCAGGAGGAAGGAAAAGATTGCGAAACCAGGCCATGATCCTCTTCCGATCAGCAAGGAGTAAGTATGCGGAAAGTGGGATGATAACGAGATTGTATATGACGAGGATGATACTGCCGATACCTCTGCCTATCTGACTCATGGTGTTGAAAATACCACTGAGAATGCTATTCAGCTGGTTCGTTATGGTGTTAGTGAGGATGCTGGGATCGATATCCATACCGAGCTCGGTTAATTTCTCGATCCCGGTACGGAAATACTGCTGGCCCTGCTGTATCACTGCAGGTATTATCTTGATCAAGCCCTGCATTTCATGGACCAATCCCGAGACTATGAAAAAAATGACAAGAGGCAAGACCGCAATGACGGGAATCAGGCAAACCAGTATGGCAAGGATCTTCGGGATTTTTCTTTTTTCCAGCAGGTCCACTATCGGCGCCAGGATGTATGCAAGCCCGATCCCAATAATGAAGGGAACCAAGATTGTGAAATAGCTGAATAATAGGGATAGGAGCAATAAGAGTATGCTCATGATAAATATCGGTCTCACGCTGCTCTTCTTCCTCTGTGACCACAGCATTGCCATCACGACCAGGAGCAGCCAGATCGGGGAAAAAGTGTTTGAAAGTATCACGAACGTGGCGATGAATATGAAGGCGAGGTAAAGGACTACGTTATGCATTGCATGATTATACGTGACAGCGCCGCGAAATCAAGGCTTGACTTCTGGTTTTGTTTATGTAGAATAGCAAAAAGGAGACGGTATGCATCATCTGAAATACATATCCATTCCACTTTTTTTATTCATTGTCGGATGTTCTTTCGAAGACAAAACTCTTGTTACTATTGGCGAAAGTAAATATTCGGTTGCAGATTTCAATGAAAGATACCAGTTTACTGCGGCCGACGATTCTGTCAGGAGGATGAACCTGATTGATGAATATATAAACCAGATGTTGGTCGTCGAAGAGGCCAAAGAGCAGGGCTATGAGGATGACCCCGTTGTGCAGGCAGCTTTTGAGACGAACCAACGCGATGTGATCTGGCGGTCTTACTACAGTGATGTCATTCTCGGCAAACTCAAGGTTAGCGATAGCGAGGTTCGAGATACATACAACAAGATCGTCGAACAGTATCACCTGGCACAGATAGTGGTGGCTGAGGAATCCCTGGCGAATTACGTTAGCAATGAGCTCAAGAAGGGTGCGTCATTCGAGGACATGCTTGTGTTTTCACTCGATACAATGTCAGCTGATGGAGACATCGGTACTTTCTCAATCATGTCAATACCGCCTGAAATCATGACCCCGTTGAAGAAAGCAAAAGAAGGGGGAGTGACGGAGCCCATACAGTTCGGCGAGTACTACATGATCTTCAAGGTGGTTGACCATATGATTGCCGAGAGCCCCAAGTACGACGAAGTGAAGGAAAATATCAGAAATAACCTGCGGCAGGAAAAAGCACGGGCCGAAGGTGAGAAATATTTCACTAAATTAATGGAGCGGGCAAGAGTCGAGTATAACCAGGAAGGATTGGATATCCTTTTGAAGCCAGAATCACTAATTACTGAGAATGATCTCAATACGTGGGTGGTGAAAAAGTACGACACAGCCTTCGTGTATGTCCGTTCGGTCATAGATGCGGTGCGATATCTGCATGCCGGTTCGCGTGTCGATCCGAAGTATTTGATTGACCAGGAGCTGATACCTGACCTGATATATGAGGAGGCAATAAGTAAATATCATCACAAACAAAAGGCGACAAAAAGGAAGCTTGACAACACTCACTCTATGTTGGTCTATCAGAAATTCTATTCGGATAATGTGACCGGTAAAGTAACGGTTGATTCGGCAGACGTCCGGGAGTACTTCAGAGAACACCGCGATGAGTTCAAGGATATGGACACAAAGAGGGCTCACTCAATAATAACCGTGAGGCTGAGAGATGGAATTGTACAGAACTTGCGGAACGATCTCTTCAGCGGGTTGAATGAAAAATACAAGCCCGAGGTCAACGAGGCGGTGCTGGCCCGGTTGTTGAAGGAGGAAAAGTGAAGTATTTTGTTTGCCTGTTGGCGCTGATGTTTCTTTTCAGTTGTGCGCCCAAGGAAAAAAATGTCATAGTGACCGTAAATGGTTCGAAGCTCACAATGGAAGAGTTTGAGCAATACGTGCCAGATGTGGATTACCAGCAGATCGGCGAGGACCGGATCCGAGCGTTTCTCGATGACTGGGTTCAACAGGAAATTCTGTATCTCCAGGCTAAGAAACTTGGTGTCGATAAGGAAGACTCGGTCAGATTCGTTCTCGATCAGTACACGAAAAATTTCCTGGCCATGGAATTGGTACGCCGCGAGTTTGGCGCGACGACCGTTACTGAAAAAGAAATAAGGGACTACTTTGAACAGCACAAGGATGAATTCCTGTATGCCGTCAAATTGGGTCAAATAGTTCTACCGACAAGGGAACTCGCATTGCGGACTTCTGAGGAGATAAAAGCAGGTGCTGATTTCTTCAAACTTGCACGCGAGCGATCCCTGACCCGCTACCAGGATCCTGAAAACCCTCGGATTATCACGGAATTCCTGCCGCGCGGGGTGATTGCCGATTTTGCGATCGAGGAAATGATATTCGGAATGAAAACGGGTGAAATATCAGAGGCAATACCCTACGTGCAGGGGACGTATTTGATTGTGGAATTGATCGATAAGAGAAAGATCAAAGCACAGGCCGAATTGACCGATGAGGTGAAGGGGCAGATATATAATTACCTGTTAGCCAGCAAATATCAGGGGTTCCTCACTGAATATGTAGATAGTCTCAGGGAGACCTACAAGATCACCACTGACCTTACACCGCTGAAAAAATGATGAAACGAAACCCTGGTAGAATCCGCGCTGGATAGCCGAAAATGTTCCTGATATTATTCTTAAGCGCAGCTCTCGCTGATCAGATCGCTGCTTTCGTGGCCGATGACGTAATCTTGTGGAGCGAGGTTCAGGAGAATGTTAGCATATTGAATAATGACCCGGTCGCGCGGAGAATGTTCACCACGGAAGAGGAGATCGACGAGTACGTTGTGGATCAGCTCATCGCCAACAAACTGTTGTTGATCGAGGCTGAGCGCGAGTCTGTTTTTGTTGAAGATGACGCCGTTGCACCTCTGGTGACCCAGAACATCGAGAAACTAAAGAGCAACTTCCCCTCGGAGGCGAATTTCTTCGCATACCTGGAAGAGCAGGGAATTAACATCGAGGAATTGAAGGAATACTACCACGATAATATAAAATCTCAGATGATAATGGAAAGATTGATCGCAAAAAAATTCGCCTCGAAAATAATGATCTCACCGATCGCGGTCAAGAAATTCTACGAAGAGAACAAAGACTCTATTGCCACTGTTCCCGGAAGGGTCAAGCTTTCGCATATCCTCCTGCCGGTCCTGCCGAGTCAGGGAGAGATGGTGAGGGGTTTTGAGCGGGCGACCGATGTCTACAAACTGCTCCTTGCCGGCGGGGATTTTGCCGTTCTTGCCGGGGAGTTCTCTGAAGATGAGAGTTCGAGGAGAAAAGGTGGAATGCTTGGCAGGATAAGGAGGGGCGAGACAATTGAGGATTTCGAGGCAATTGTTTTTGACCTGAAGCCCGGTACTGTTTCACAGCCGTTCGCCACAAGGTTGGGGTATCATATTGTCGAGGTCATGAACAAAAGCGCTGACTGGGTTTTGCTCAGACAGATACTCATCAAGGTTGGTGTCGACCGGCAGGATACGCTGCGGACGAAGGAGGTTGCCAACCGGCTAAAGGGCTTGATCGAACAAGGGGCTGATTTTGACAGCCTGGCCAAGGAATATTCGAGAGATCCCAACATTGATCTTGGTGAATTTTTCATAGAGCGTTTAACACCGCCGTTCGATACAGTAGTTGCCGATATGGCACAGGGAGAAATCAGCGAGCCTATCCTGACGCCGTACGGATATCACCTTCTGTACGTCAAAGAAAAAGTCGCAGAACGCACCATGAGTTTTGATGAGATGCGGGATCAGATAATGCAGTACCTTTATCAACAGGAAGTGCAGGAAAAATACGACGAGCTGATCGCAGACCTCAGGGCGAGGATTTACGTTAAGAAGTTCTACCCAAGCCCCGGGTAAACGTCGTTAGTGTAAATAATCACATCACATAATCAGATACACGCACTTTTATAGAATCTTCAATTTCAGCGGTATGTTCAACAAATATCCATTTCGGTGTTTTGATTTAGCGAGGGGAAT contains:
- a CDS encoding 4Fe-4S binding protein; amino-acid sequence: MSNAAKAEVFVISERCKGCGICIEVCQAQVLEKSTAANNDGYYLPQIKDPDACLGCGMCEMLCPDFAIWVRVVETEETSS
- a CDS encoding sulfide/dihydroorotate dehydrogenase-like FAD/NAD-binding protein; amino-acid sequence: MRKEKLGGDTYRYEIESSLAASRFRPGQFVIIRITEKGERIPLTIAGVDPQKGTVTLIVQALGKSTKDLAETNEGDAIEDCVGPLGNPSEIAKYGRVVCIGGGTGIACIFPIIEALADAGNEVISIIGARTGSLLFLEDEIGSLSKEIYVTTDDGSRGQRGFVTDALCTVLKRYDSGGIQRVMAIGPPLMMKAVADATRPYAVKTVVSLNTIMVDGTGMCGACRVYVDGEMKFACIDGPEFDAHKVNFEDLISRLTMFEKKEKIACTQCRQERKD
- the gltA gene encoding NADPH-dependent glutamate synthase, coding for MLEIGGKRVQMAEQPADERRKNFRSVPLGYTVEEAMVEAQRCIQCEYAPCERHCPVRMKLKAIIRKIATGKFRDAFLIAKQDNPIPAIAGLVCPQEDQCEGVCPLACHGQGINIGKLEAFIAQWAMDNNVKEEFHIADKPARVAVIGSGPAGISCAVDLRRYGYGVTVFEALHMAGGVLQYGIPAFRLPKDIVDYEISYLEEIGAEVRLNHIVGQNITFEELRREYDAIFIGTGAGAPQFLGIEGERLKGVYSANEFLIRANLMKAYLFPEYDTPIICGDRVGVIGAGNVAMDVARCAVRLGAGEVFILYRRTRKESPAREEEVQHGLEEGIIFVELVSPVRVLGGDDGWVKAIELQRMRLGEPDKSGRPRPVKIEGSEFTMDLDTVVESLGTQPNRLFLDKLPQLDKTEWGTIKVDDTLRTNLDGIYAGGDAIRGNATVILALGDGRKAARSIHEFIAAKNK
- a CDS encoding AI-2E family transporter encodes the protein MHNVVLYLAFIFIATFVILSNTFSPIWLLLVVMAMLWSQRKKSSVRPIFIMSILLLLLSLLFSYFTILVPFIIGIGLAYILAPIVDLLEKRKIPKILAILVCLIPVIAVLPLVIFFIVSGLVHEMQGLIKIIPAVIQQGQQYFRTGIEKLTELGMDIDPSILTNTITNQLNSILSGIFNTMSQIGRGIGSIILVIYNLVIIPLSAYLLLADRKRIMAWFRNLFLPPERKQIDGFIQTLNYSLARFFRGQIVLMTVVGFIVGAALWLLGIRYYLLLGLVAGICNLIPNIGYILSFIPALLIGLTSANPLLSLIKIVSVYVGEQVLENFYLGPVIIGRASRLHPLVVMIALIIGGATFGIWGVLLAIPVTIFVREFMNHFLEIGV
- a CDS encoding peptidyl-prolyl cis-trans isomerase; the encoded protein is MHHLKYISIPLFLFIVGCSFEDKTLVTIGESKYSVADFNERYQFTAADDSVRRMNLIDEYINQMLVVEEAKEQGYEDDPVVQAAFETNQRDVIWRSYYSDVILGKLKVSDSEVRDTYNKIVEQYHLAQIVVAEESLANYVSNELKKGASFEDMLVFSLDTMSADGDIGTFSIMSIPPEIMTPLKKAKEGGVTEPIQFGEYYMIFKVVDHMIAESPKYDEVKENIRNNLRQEKARAEGEKYFTKLMERARVEYNQEGLDILLKPESLITENDLNTWVVKKYDTAFVYVRSVIDAVRYLHAGSRVDPKYLIDQELIPDLIYEEAISKYHHKQKATKRKLDNTHSMLVYQKFYSDNVTGKVTVDSADVREYFREHRDEFKDMDTKRAHSIITVRLRDGIVQNLRNDLFSGLNEKYKPEVNEAVLARLLKEEK
- a CDS encoding peptidyl-prolyl cis-trans isomerase, producing the protein MKYFVCLLALMFLFSCAPKEKNVIVTVNGSKLTMEEFEQYVPDVDYQQIGEDRIRAFLDDWVQQEILYLQAKKLGVDKEDSVRFVLDQYTKNFLAMELVRREFGATTVTEKEIRDYFEQHKDEFLYAVKLGQIVLPTRELALRTSEEIKAGADFFKLARERSLTRYQDPENPRIITEFLPRGVIADFAIEEMIFGMKTGEISEAIPYVQGTYLIVELIDKRKIKAQAELTDEVKGQIYNYLLASKYQGFLTEYVDSLRETYKITTDLTPLKK
- a CDS encoding peptidylprolyl isomerase, with amino-acid sequence MFLILFLSAALADQIAAFVADDVILWSEVQENVSILNNDPVARRMFTTEEEIDEYVVDQLIANKLLLIEAERESVFVEDDAVAPLVTQNIEKLKSNFPSEANFFAYLEEQGINIEELKEYYHDNIKSQMIMERLIAKKFASKIMISPIAVKKFYEENKDSIATVPGRVKLSHILLPVLPSQGEMVRGFERATDVYKLLLAGGDFAVLAGEFSEDESSRRKGGMLGRIRRGETIEDFEAIVFDLKPGTVSQPFATRLGYHIVEVMNKSADWVLLRQILIKVGVDRQDTLRTKEVANRLKGLIEQGADFDSLAKEYSRDPNIDLGEFFIERLTPPFDTVVADMAQGEISEPILTPYGYHLLYVKEKVAERTMSFDEMRDQIMQYLYQQEVQEKYDELIADLRARIYVKKFYPSPG